The Armatimonas rosea genome includes a window with the following:
- a CDS encoding PEP-CTERM sorting domain-containing protein, which yields MRTLSRFSSLALALTLSVGAAQAQYIARRLSTPSFPQAVSSVSGNRAVGTFGSSSTRNREDAMLWDIRVGTPTFPESPVNSAYQQISGDWVIQSQFDFSVIQVTSNRTYTAKNLVTNQTVSLGISASANNSQTYTSTVPNLREGWAFTNTDVRSIAIGPYNTYSSTAFNLATGQQYSFTWGPLFSSFPRQILDISGTNVLVNLTGTGFGFLDLPTGNITNLSTGLSSVRGMSGNYIVGTSTATGAVAVYEIASGTTRNLGTIGSLTGASTVMVGANQTVGTAQQAGSNRAVLWDNATGAGTNLHGYLPSGYTSSSAIAIDKNFADGPLLLNAFNNLGQSDTYALRRFGGATVEIDTPEIATFDRDYTQSGGGVSNAGTIQWTNPSGIYTLSGGGYLYSTGSILGGISNGGGTLSGGLGSGGSGGGIGAFSATGGYAQGSGGTLLLNIGGGSSFDTFSFGGTATLGGTLEIALSGGFLPDVGQGFLFFSAPNLNGSWERIVSPGYLWDVTYTPTGATAIFRGPLAGGTSAPEPSTLALISLAPLALLIRRRYNRA from the coding sequence ATGCGAACTCTTTCTCGTTTTAGCTCTCTCGCCCTCGCGCTGACTCTCTCTGTCGGCGCAGCACAGGCACAGTACATCGCGCGTCGGCTCAGCACGCCCAGCTTTCCCCAAGCCGTCAGCTCCGTGAGTGGCAACCGGGCGGTCGGCACGTTTGGCTCATCGAGCACCCGCAACCGTGAGGACGCCATGCTCTGGGACATCCGTGTCGGCACGCCCACTTTTCCCGAGAGCCCCGTCAATAGTGCCTACCAGCAGATCAGCGGCGACTGGGTGATCCAGAGCCAGTTTGACTTTAGCGTGATCCAGGTCACCAGCAACCGGACCTACACAGCGAAGAACCTGGTCACCAACCAGACAGTCAGCCTCGGAATCTCCGCCTCGGCGAACAACTCCCAGACCTACACCAGCACGGTCCCAAATCTCCGCGAGGGCTGGGCCTTTACCAACACGGATGTGCGAAGCATCGCTATCGGGCCCTACAACACCTACTCGTCAACGGCGTTCAACCTCGCGACAGGGCAGCAGTATAGCTTCACCTGGGGGCCACTGTTCTCGTCGTTTCCGCGCCAGATCCTGGATATCAGTGGCACGAATGTGCTAGTGAACCTGACGGGAACGGGCTTTGGCTTTCTTGACCTCCCGACCGGCAATATCACCAACCTCAGCACTGGGCTCTCGTCGGTGCGCGGCATGAGCGGCAACTATATCGTGGGGACCAGCACGGCGACTGGCGCGGTGGCGGTCTATGAGATCGCCAGTGGGACGACGCGCAACCTGGGGACGATCGGCTCACTGACCGGGGCGAGCACCGTGATGGTGGGGGCAAACCAGACGGTCGGGACGGCGCAGCAGGCGGGGAGCAACCGCGCGGTGCTGTGGGACAACGCGACGGGCGCAGGGACCAACCTACACGGCTATCTCCCGAGCGGCTACACCAGCTCCAGCGCGATCGCAATCGACAAGAACTTCGCCGACGGTCCGCTCCTGCTCAATGCCTTCAACAACCTCGGTCAGTCCGATACCTACGCATTGCGCCGCTTCGGGGGCGCAACGGTTGAGATCGACACCCCGGAGATCGCGACTTTCGATAGAGACTACACCCAGAGCGGCGGTGGTGTCTCTAATGCGGGGACGATCCAGTGGACGAACCCATCGGGGATCTACACCCTGAGCGGTGGGGGCTACCTCTACAGCACGGGGAGCATCCTGGGGGGCATTAGCAATGGTGGCGGGACTCTCTCCGGTGGCCTGGGCAGCGGGGGCAGTGGCGGCGGGATCGGGGCGTTCTCGGCGACCGGGGGCTACGCACAGGGCAGTGGGGGAACGCTCCTGCTCAATATCGGCGGGGGAAGCTCCTTTGACACCTTTAGTTTTGGGGGAACCGCAACCCTGGGAGGGACGCTGGAGATCGCACTGTCAGGCGGCTTCCTCCCCGATGTAGGCCAGGGCTTCCTGTTCTTCTCCGCTCCCAATCTCAATGGCAGCTGGGAGCGGATTGTCTCGCCAGGCTACCTCTGGGACGTCACCTACACGCCCACGGGTGCCACGGCAATCTTCCGAGGCCCCCTAGCCGGTGGAACCTCCGCTCCGGAGCCCTCCACACTCGCGCTTATTTCCCTCGCGCCACTGGCTCTCCTCATCCGCCGCCGGTACAATCGGGCCTAG
- a CDS encoding ATP-binding protein, which yields MLWRVRLLGGLALERDGFPPVTHFRSRKTAGLLAYFALFPGQHSRERLIDLFWPDDPLPQGQQSLRAALTSLRRQLEPPELRAGSVVLATRTHAGLHPSAIQTDVAELEAALKAGDRARAERLALGPLLPDFYDDWAITASEALTARLERVGLGEPGAAPPPVAPLSRTHKRLGVPPSLDRFFGREAERAQLQELLLAGVPVTLTGAGGSGKTRLATELALGWEGTSVFVALADVHDTSELPERLARLLDVRAEGITAALEAESAPLLVLDNTEHLTGAALKAFVLSLRTALPPLRLLITSRQRVGFPGERLLPLAALPLPNSDAELASLASVPSIALFVDRAQACRGDFQLTLRNAGALAELVQTLEGVPLAIELAASWTGVLTPSQLSERVQASRLALPARRGRAGRHDSLWAVAHSSYTLLSPELQRLFRLLAVFRGGATLAAIAAVAEEKQVEEAVLRLSERSLVRQTLGETPRFALPEALREFAAERLSEVAEEEAALGRHATFFMAHAEGLESELATERQGQALAQSDREFDNFAAALAHADAEQALRLSSALWRFWESRGRLREAERALTEALAHPDSSAPALLDSRARALGGLGVVRVRQRDYAGALVAQEAALAIRREQAEPVGIAVALYNVGMVASASGDFERAGGLYDEALLLLRPTGDTHRLSTMLMARGNLEVRRKQPLLGLPYLEEARRVQTDTGNVMGLIYTLMALAALRYELGELDTELGLYEEVLPLCVAINDVVNGATALLNMTETLMEQEADPERIVFLAALGESTRRKHGIPLLPADDERRAKLAPLLEQPRYALLWARGEATDWTQWDSP from the coding sequence ATGCTCTGGAGAGTTCGTTTACTGGGGGGGCTGGCGCTAGAGCGGGATGGGTTTCCCCCCGTGACGCACTTTCGGAGCCGTAAGACCGCGGGCTTGCTGGCCTACTTCGCCCTCTTTCCGGGCCAGCACTCCCGCGAGCGGCTGATCGACCTGTTCTGGCCCGACGACCCCTTGCCGCAGGGGCAGCAGAGCCTCCGCGCCGCGCTGACATCACTACGCCGCCAGCTAGAGCCGCCGGAGCTGCGGGCGGGCAGTGTCGTGCTGGCGACGAGGACCCATGCGGGGCTCCATCCCTCGGCGATTCAGACCGATGTGGCCGAGCTGGAGGCGGCGCTCAAGGCGGGCGACCGAGCACGGGCCGAGCGCCTCGCGCTGGGGCCACTCCTCCCCGATTTCTACGACGACTGGGCGATCACGGCCTCCGAGGCCCTGACCGCGCGCCTGGAGCGTGTCGGGCTGGGGGAGCCCGGCGCAGCTCCTCCGCCCGTTGCGCCACTCTCCCGCACCCACAAACGCCTCGGCGTGCCGCCGTCGCTGGACCGCTTCTTTGGGCGTGAGGCGGAGCGGGCGCAGCTTCAGGAGCTCCTGCTCGCCGGCGTTCCTGTGACCCTGACCGGCGCGGGAGGCAGTGGCAAGACACGTCTCGCCACGGAGCTTGCGCTTGGGTGGGAGGGGACCAGTGTCTTTGTAGCGCTGGCCGATGTCCACGACACAAGCGAGCTGCCCGAGCGCCTGGCACGCCTGCTCGATGTACGCGCTGAGGGCATCACGGCGGCACTGGAGGCGGAGAGTGCCCCCTTGCTCGTGCTGGACAACACGGAGCACCTGACGGGCGCGGCGCTCAAGGCCTTTGTGCTCTCCCTGCGAACGGCCCTTCCCCCGCTACGCCTGCTGATCACCTCACGCCAGCGGGTCGGGTTTCCGGGGGAGCGGCTCCTGCCCCTGGCCGCGCTACCGCTGCCGAACTCGGATGCCGAGCTCGCCAGCCTGGCGAGTGTCCCGAGTATCGCGCTCTTTGTGGACCGGGCACAGGCCTGCCGCGGGGACTTTCAGCTCACCCTGCGCAACGCCGGAGCGCTCGCCGAGCTGGTGCAGACCCTGGAGGGCGTGCCGCTTGCTATCGAGCTGGCAGCCTCGTGGACGGGTGTCCTGACCCCGAGCCAGCTCTCGGAGCGGGTGCAGGCGTCGCGGCTGGCGCTCCCCGCGCGGCGGGGGCGTGCGGGGCGGCACGACTCGCTCTGGGCCGTGGCGCACAGTAGCTACACGCTGCTCTCGCCCGAGCTCCAGCGGCTCTTTCGGCTCCTCGCGGTCTTCCGTGGGGGCGCGACCCTCGCGGCGATTGCGGCTGTCGCCGAGGAAAAACAGGTCGAGGAGGCCGTGCTGCGGCTCAGTGAGCGCTCGCTAGTTCGCCAGACCCTCGGGGAGACGCCGCGCTTTGCGCTGCCCGAGGCACTCCGGGAGTTCGCCGCCGAGCGCTTGAGCGAGGTGGCTGAGGAAGAAGCAGCGCTGGGGCGTCACGCGACCTTTTTTATGGCCCACGCCGAGGGGCTGGAGAGCGAGCTCGCCACCGAGCGCCAGGGCCAGGCACTCGCCCAGAGCGACAGGGAGTTCGACAACTTCGCCGCCGCCCTTGCCCACGCCGATGCGGAGCAGGCGCTACGGCTCAGCAGTGCGCTCTGGCGGTTCTGGGAGTCGCGGGGGCGCTTGCGGGAGGCGGAGCGCGCGCTCACCGAGGCGCTGGCCCACCCCGATTCCAGCGCGCCCGCCCTCCTCGATAGCCGGGCACGGGCGCTGGGGGGCCTCGGGGTCGTGCGGGTCCGGCAGCGCGACTACGCAGGGGCACTCGTGGCGCAAGAGGCGGCGCTGGCGATCCGCCGCGAGCAGGCCGAGCCTGTCGGGATCGCGGTGGCACTCTACAACGTGGGGATGGTCGCCTCGGCATCGGGGGACTTTGAGCGGGCGGGGGGCCTCTACGACGAAGCCCTTCTGCTCTTACGGCCCACCGGCGACACGCACCGGCTCTCGACCATGCTCATGGCGCGGGGCAATCTGGAGGTGCGCCGCAAGCAGCCGCTCCTGGGCCTGCCGTATCTGGAGGAGGCGCGGCGTGTCCAGACCGACACCGGCAACGTCATGGGCTTGATCTACACCCTCATGGCCCTTGCGGCCCTGCGCTACGAGCTGGGGGAGCTAGACACGGAGCTTGGGCTCTACGAAGAGGTGCTCCCGCTCTGTGTCGCGATCAACGACGTGGTCAACGGGGCGACTGCCCTTCTCAACATGACCGAGACACTGATGGAGCAAGAGGCCGACCCCGAGCGGATTGTCTTTCTGGCGGCGCTGGGGGAGAGCACGCGCCGCAAGCACGGCATCCCCCTGCTCCCCGCCGACGACGAGCGCCGCGCCAAGCTCGCGCCCCTCCTGGAGCAACCCCGCTACGCCCTCCTCTGGGCACGCGGCGAGGCTACCGACTGGACCCAGTGGGACTCCCCATAA
- a CDS encoding Gfo/Idh/MocA family protein, with amino-acid sequence MTKDGKVAVGIIGFGGIARGAHLTSGYRKLPDWCEVVAAADILPERCAQASGQFGIPETYATHTELLARDDIDAVSVCTGNYAHAPITIDALRAGKHVLCEKPMAMNAEECKAMIAAQKETGKKLQIGFNMRYSPGAQSLKRAVEAGEFGEIYHAAARAIRRRRVPSQGVFINKKLNGGGPLIDIGVHITDMTLWLMGHPKPVATVGSAVCKMGKTPGLVAEWGAWDTEAYTVEDFASAYVRFEDGRTMTLLASFLANIDEEHFDTQLFGTGAGAFFDANAGKYKLYREEFGTLTDTTTGWLPSVASTHGKEIEMFLKAIREDMTIDEVGAATGEQALMVTQIMDAIYKSSETGGEVAIS; translated from the coding sequence ATGACCAAGGACGGCAAGGTTGCGGTTGGGATTATTGGGTTTGGGGGGATTGCGCGGGGAGCGCACCTGACGAGCGGGTACCGGAAGCTCCCGGACTGGTGTGAGGTGGTGGCGGCGGCGGATATCCTGCCGGAGCGCTGTGCACAGGCAAGTGGGCAGTTCGGGATTCCCGAGACCTACGCGACGCACACGGAGCTCTTGGCGCGCGACGATATCGACGCGGTCTCGGTGTGTACGGGCAACTACGCCCACGCGCCGATCACCATCGATGCGCTGCGGGCCGGCAAGCACGTGCTCTGTGAGAAGCCCATGGCGATGAACGCCGAGGAGTGCAAGGCGATGATCGCGGCACAAAAAGAGACAGGCAAGAAGCTTCAGATCGGCTTTAACATGCGCTACTCGCCGGGAGCGCAGAGCCTCAAGCGCGCGGTGGAGGCCGGGGAGTTTGGCGAGATCTACCACGCCGCCGCCCGTGCGATCCGCCGGCGCCGTGTGCCGTCGCAGGGCGTCTTTATCAACAAGAAGCTCAATGGCGGCGGGCCGCTGATCGATATCGGGGTCCATATCACCGACATGACCCTCTGGCTGATGGGGCACCCCAAGCCGGTCGCGACTGTCGGAAGCGCGGTCTGCAAGATGGGCAAGACCCCCGGCCTCGTGGCGGAGTGGGGGGCTTGGGACACCGAGGCCTACACGGTCGAGGACTTTGCAAGTGCCTACGTCCGCTTCGAAGACGGCCGCACAATGACCTTGCTAGCGTCGTTCTTGGCCAATATCGACGAAGAGCACTTCGATACCCAGCTCTTTGGGACGGGCGCGGGCGCGTTCTTCGATGCCAACGCGGGCAAGTACAAGCTCTACCGCGAGGAGTTCGGCACCCTCACCGATACCACGACGGGCTGGCTCCCGAGTGTCGCCAGCACGCACGGCAAGGAGATCGAGATGTTCCTCAAGGCGATCCGCGAGGACATGACCATCGACGAGGTCGGGGCCGCGACCGGCGAGCAGGCGCTGATGGTGACCCAGATCATGGACGCGATCTACAAGTCTAGCGAGACCGGCGGCGAGGTCGCTATCTCGTAA
- the cdaA gene encoding diadenylate cyclase CdaA, translating into MSALLASIRSIDFKSLALAALDIIVVAYILYRLIVLAKGRRAWQILIGIGVFFLLVLLSNWLGLVTLNWLLQSITPLGPVAIVILLYPELREVLERLGRLDFWGAPLSVTRQENITGTIEAIVTAATLLSARKTGALILMARETGLDDVIATGTVLNATVTPELLTTIFYSGTALHDGAVIVRDGFLVAAGCTLPLSDAPNIATNVHMRHRAAMGASESSDAVVVIVSEETGTISIAIGGKLDRGLKPELLREKLLSAFGKGAKKALPRLSLTRKNKEASSEAPTS; encoded by the coding sequence ATGTCTGCCTTGCTTGCCAGCATCCGCTCTATTGACTTTAAGTCGCTCGCGTTGGCCGCGCTGGATATTATCGTTGTTGCCTATATCCTCTACCGGCTGATCGTGCTCGCCAAGGGCCGGCGTGCGTGGCAGATTCTGATCGGGATTGGGGTCTTTTTTCTGCTGGTCCTGCTCTCCAACTGGCTGGGACTGGTAACCCTCAACTGGCTCCTGCAGTCCATCACGCCTCTGGGCCCCGTGGCGATTGTGATCTTGCTCTACCCCGAGCTGCGGGAGGTGCTGGAGCGCTTGGGGCGGCTGGACTTCTGGGGCGCGCCGCTGAGTGTCACGCGCCAGGAGAATATCACCGGCACGATCGAGGCGATTGTCACGGCCGCCACCCTGCTCTCCGCGCGTAAGACCGGCGCGCTCATCCTCATGGCGCGTGAGACCGGCCTCGACGATGTCATCGCCACGGGGACCGTCCTGAATGCGACCGTCACCCCCGAGCTCCTGACCACGATCTTCTACTCCGGCACCGCCCTCCACGATGGCGCGGTGATTGTCCGGGACGGCTTTCTTGTGGCGGCGGGCTGCACGCTTCCGCTCTCGGATGCCCCCAATATCGCCACCAATGTCCACATGCGCCACCGTGCGGCCATGGGCGCGTCGGAGAGCTCGGATGCGGTCGTGGTGATTGTCTCGGAGGAGACGGGGACGATCTCGATCGCTATCGGGGGCAAGCTGGACCGGGGGCTCAAGCCCGAGCTCCTGCGCGAGAAGCTCCTCTCTGCCTTTGGTAAGGGAGCGAAGAAGGCCCTGCCACGCCTGAGCCTGACGCGTAAGAACAAAGAGGCGAGCTCGGAGGCACCGACCTCATGA
- a CDS encoding DUF5615 family PIN-like protein yields the protein MKLLLDQGLPFRNAALLRAQGVDGVHTEELGLGLARDEEILAHARREQRTVVTLDSDFHTLLACTGASKPSVIRLRIEGLSAEGVAALVPQVLDGLTATLPQGVAASVDSLHQVRVRPLPL from the coding sequence ATGAAACTGCTACTGGACCAAGGCCTCCCTTTTCGCAACGCGGCGCTCTTGCGGGCGCAGGGAGTCGATGGGGTGCACACCGAGGAGCTCGGGCTGGGGCTGGCACGCGATGAGGAGATCCTTGCCCACGCCCGCCGCGAGCAGCGCACGGTCGTGACCCTGGATTCCGACTTTCACACACTCCTCGCCTGCACCGGTGCGAGCAAGCCCTCCGTGATTCGCCTGCGGATCGAGGGGCTCTCCGCCGAGGGAGTCGCCGCGCTGGTGCCCCAGGTCCTGGATGGGCTGACGGCGACCCTTCCGCAGGGGGTGGCGGCGAGTGTCGATAGCCTCCATCAGGTCCGAGTACGCCCACTGCCGCTCTGA
- a CDS encoding DnaJ domain-containing protein codes for MTVKSWTQFNCYDVLKVAPGASETEIRTAFKQASRRAHPDRGGSHDAQVQVNLAYEVLSNTETRAKHDRHWKLGAHAAGPILPFFTGDEAVRNLWTGVGGSSRKLADGKGSSGVVRRVKERINRDRDRITLDRENRKAILVAEFEKKLQKARLETGVLALAIGLSVLVGSVYTFGFLGVAGFGALLARRLGGVLVHPETDLKLAVLDPLAKKHLDEAAERLSQESVARDRERLEVHFAALEQLGKLVTTTTKATDSEGQVLRRLLAVLFILGLMPTRHDSAAQRVILQGEGEWAALFYRHAGTQQLATATVEKIIAARASVNAQAAFLYNLGGLSQKAAERAESAYIRWVGMRELNTWARQVWTSENGGPSGDILQRLAEFKAFLDTLPS; via the coding sequence ATGACTGTTAAGTCCTGGACACAATTTAACTGCTACGATGTGCTCAAGGTGGCACCGGGTGCCTCCGAGACCGAGATTCGCACGGCCTTTAAGCAGGCATCACGGCGCGCCCACCCGGACCGGGGCGGCTCGCACGATGCCCAGGTCCAGGTCAACCTTGCCTACGAAGTCCTGAGCAACACCGAGACCCGCGCCAAGCACGACCGGCACTGGAAGCTCGGGGCGCACGCCGCCGGGCCGATCCTTCCTTTCTTCACCGGCGATGAGGCGGTTCGTAATCTCTGGACGGGTGTCGGGGGGAGCTCCCGCAAGCTCGCCGATGGCAAGGGCTCGTCGGGGGTGGTGCGTCGGGTAAAAGAGCGGATCAACCGAGACCGGGACCGCATCACGCTCGACCGGGAGAACCGCAAGGCCATCCTCGTGGCCGAGTTTGAGAAAAAGCTCCAGAAAGCACGTCTTGAGACCGGCGTCCTCGCGCTGGCCATCGGGCTCTCGGTGCTGGTGGGGAGTGTCTACACCTTTGGGTTTCTCGGAGTCGCGGGCTTTGGCGCTCTGCTGGCCCGGCGGCTGGGGGGAGTCTTGGTGCACCCGGAGACCGACCTCAAGCTGGCAGTCCTCGATCCGTTGGCGAAGAAGCACCTCGACGAGGCCGCGGAGCGGCTCTCCCAGGAGTCCGTCGCACGGGATCGCGAGCGGCTAGAGGTACACTTCGCCGCCCTGGAGCAGCTCGGGAAGCTGGTCACCACCACCACCAAGGCCACCGACTCCGAGGGGCAGGTGCTCCGTCGCCTGCTCGCGGTGCTCTTTATCTTGGGCCTCATGCCCACCCGCCACGACTCCGCGGCGCAGCGCGTGATCCTCCAAGGCGAGGGCGAGTGGGCCGCGCTCTTCTACCGCCACGCCGGAACCCAGCAGCTCGCCACCGCTACCGTGGAGAAGATTATCGCTGCCCGCGCGTCGGTGAACGCCCAAGCGGCCTTTCTCTACAACCTTGGGGGGCTCTCCCAGAAAGCCGCCGAGCGCGCGGAGAGTGCCTACATCCGCTGGGTCGGGATGCGCGAGCTCAATACCTGGGCCCGCCAGGTCTGGACCTCCGAGAACGGGGGACCGTCGGGGGATATCCTCCAGCGCCTCGCTGAGTTCAAGGCATTTCTCGATACCCTCCCCAGCTAG
- a CDS encoding CdaR family protein, producing MIALLRRNWEYKLLSLVLSILLFVIASVQRNPSRTSSMTVQPDVIGVPADLAVKVPPRVEQVTLTGTTEDLELVRKQGIQVRVNANGAAAGKNALPVGYELPKAVRGRVSIEAPPMLEVELEARIERSVPVRVLFENQPPPGFEYETPQATPEQVTVTGLASDVAQVERVVALLDNTGASGAVRREVPVVAQDKNQQVVSRVNLKPTRVEVALLLRQAPATKTLVLSAALSGSSAPGVRLTGYQFAPSTIVVRGEPTTLSKLSSLLVPVSLSGLATAETRKVSLTPPPGTVFAGPRDVQLTLSVEGATGPPPTPTASPNPPVPPKG from the coding sequence ATGATCGCTCTCCTGCGCCGCAACTGGGAGTATAAGCTCCTCTCCCTGGTGCTCTCGATCCTTCTCTTTGTGATCGCCAGTGTCCAGCGCAACCCAAGCCGCACCAGCAGCATGACGGTTCAGCCCGATGTGATTGGTGTCCCGGCGGATCTTGCCGTGAAGGTGCCCCCGCGTGTGGAGCAGGTGACCCTGACCGGAACCACAGAAGACCTCGAACTGGTGCGCAAGCAGGGGATTCAGGTGCGGGTCAATGCCAATGGAGCCGCAGCGGGCAAGAACGCTCTTCCGGTGGGCTACGAGCTTCCCAAGGCGGTTCGGGGACGGGTCTCTATCGAGGCTCCGCCCATGCTGGAGGTGGAGCTGGAGGCACGGATCGAGCGCAGTGTGCCGGTGCGGGTGCTCTTTGAGAACCAGCCCCCACCAGGGTTTGAGTACGAGACGCCACAGGCAACACCCGAACAGGTCACGGTGACCGGGCTCGCCTCGGATGTCGCCCAGGTCGAGCGGGTAGTGGCGCTCCTTGACAATACAGGAGCCAGTGGCGCGGTGCGCCGCGAGGTGCCCGTGGTCGCCCAGGATAAGAACCAGCAGGTGGTCTCACGGGTGAACCTGAAGCCGACCCGTGTGGAGGTCGCCTTGCTCCTGCGCCAAGCCCCCGCAACCAAGACCCTCGTGCTCTCCGCCGCGCTGAGTGGCTCGTCTGCGCCTGGGGTGCGGCTGACCGGCTACCAGTTTGCCCCGAGCACGATTGTCGTCCGCGGGGAGCCCACGACACTGAGTAAGCTCTCGTCGTTGCTTGTTCCCGTGAGCCTGAGTGGGCTGGCCACGGCAGAGACACGCAAGGTTTCCCTGACACCGCCGCCGGGAACTGTTTTTGCGGGACCTCGGGATGTCCAGCTGACCCTGAGTGTGGAGGGGGCCACGGGGCCGCCGCCTACACCGACGGCATCCCCCAATCCACCGGTCCCACCGAAGGGGTAG
- a CDS encoding tetratricopeptide repeat protein, whose translation MHWRLGHFDDAVQYAKDARAKGKRTADADFILAQAYAALGDLSSAAVAASNCFVARSGDKTVDSKKLANTERLQGMIGYLQGELPLAQAHWQAAAARDGRFGTIDPFDPKQAALNGAIAKNPKDFTARLARIIYFRERAAFQQEEKRIRAKASTDRTPDEVALLRNSVGAAKGGYINLLNIRSPLPHSFEEAALLDLKVALNLQPKSNAVYFEWFVALTNYNRKAPKLSIKEGVIRQHPNLYFLLAAHYARQDPEVLYVMGAQSGGLVTPGTAVGFLSRGLLLAPTHPFADAARKLRDETVKKLPCATLPSPPPGSPKTALEWKERGNAFNAGGDWRNSLECYEKAVALDPKFADGYNNIGGVYQSIGCYDRAMEVLDKAIALAPQHRFAYLTRARVGVTVGGYDKVLADAERAATYGATPSAKAEASSVRAEALLRQFRADEALKAATEATTLDANNTGAWARRGIAELYLGKDAVSAFDRAGTNPYTRLLRCLAVILAVPEGGEVYPEQNGKGGWKALETEKISNEFDQMMLFILVWQESELAPKPGSTRARRLASFYHDIFLARNPAS comes from the coding sequence ATGCACTGGAGGCTGGGGCACTTCGACGATGCCGTCCAGTACGCGAAAGATGCCCGAGCCAAGGGCAAAAGAACCGCAGATGCCGACTTTATCTTGGCACAGGCTTATGCCGCTCTTGGGGATCTCTCTAGTGCGGCGGTGGCGGCCTCGAACTGCTTTGTCGCTCGTAGCGGTGATAAGACGGTCGATTCCAAGAAACTGGCCAACACGGAGCGGCTACAGGGCATGATTGGCTATCTTCAGGGAGAGCTGCCTCTCGCACAGGCGCACTGGCAAGCGGCGGCGGCACGCGACGGGCGCTTCGGCACGATCGATCCCTTCGATCCCAAACAAGCAGCTCTGAACGGCGCGATTGCCAAGAACCCAAAAGACTTCACGGCACGGCTGGCACGGATTATCTACTTTCGAGAGCGCGCCGCCTTCCAACAAGAAGAGAAACGGATTCGGGCAAAAGCAAGTACGGATCGCACGCCCGACGAGGTCGCCTTGCTCCGAAACTCCGTTGGGGCTGCCAAAGGGGGCTACATCAACCTGCTGAACATCCGAAGCCCGCTCCCCCACTCGTTCGAGGAGGCGGCGCTGCTGGATTTGAAGGTGGCACTGAACCTTCAGCCGAAGAGCAACGCGGTCTACTTCGAGTGGTTCGTAGCGCTGACCAACTACAACAGAAAAGCTCCCAAACTAAGTATCAAAGAGGGAGTTATTCGGCAACATCCGAACCTCTACTTCCTTCTGGCGGCGCACTACGCCCGTCAAGACCCCGAGGTTCTCTATGTGATGGGCGCGCAGTCGGGAGGCCTCGTGACACCCGGTACGGCTGTTGGGTTTCTCTCGCGGGGGCTGCTCCTCGCTCCTACCCACCCCTTCGCCGACGCAGCACGGAAGCTGCGCGATGAGACGGTGAAAAAGCTACCCTGCGCGACGCTACCCAGCCCGCCCCCCGGCTCTCCCAAGACGGCGCTGGAGTGGAAGGAGCGCGGCAATGCCTTCAACGCGGGCGGCGACTGGCGCAACTCCCTAGAGTGCTATGAGAAAGCCGTTGCCCTCGACCCCAAGTTCGCCGACGGCTACAACAACATCGGAGGAGTCTACCAAAGCATCGGCTGCTACGACAGAGCCATGGAGGTACTGGACAAGGCCATCGCGCTGGCTCCACAGCACAGATTCGCCTACCTCACCCGTGCCCGAGTAGGAGTTACCGTGGGAGGCTACGACAAGGTCCTCGCCGATGCCGAAAGGGCCGCTACCTACGGGGCGACTCCCAGCGCCAAGGCAGAGGCGTCTAGTGTCAGAGCCGAGGCCTTGCTACGCCAGTTCCGTGCGGACGAGGCACTAAAGGCGGCGACCGAGGCGACGACGCTCGATGCCAACAACACGGGGGCCTGGGCGCGACGGGGAATCGCGGAGCTGTACCTGGGAAAAGACGCGGTGAGTGCGTTTGATCGGGCAGGAACGAATCCCTACACTCGACTGCTGCGCTGCCTTGCCGTGATCTTGGCCGTCCCCGAGGGAGGTGAGGTCTACCCGGAGCAGAACGGCAAGGGGGGCTGGAAAGCTCTAGAAACCGAGAAGATCTCCAACGAGTTCGACCAGATGATGCTTTTTATACTGGTCTGGCAGGAGAGCGAGCTTGCGCCCAAGCCAGGATCGACGCGTGCGAGGCGGCTCGCGAGCTTCTACCACGATATCTTCCTTGCGCGAAATCCCGCCTCGTAG